The Neoarius graeffei isolate fNeoGra1 chromosome 23, fNeoGra1.pri, whole genome shotgun sequence genome segment agtgtgtgtgtgtgtagtttatatACAATTAAAAAGATcaaatcagcaaaaaaaaaaaattattcttttAATAGGACAACAAATGTCTATCGGGaagcaaataaaaatacaaaaactcCATGTGGTGCTTATTTTATAATCTGAACAGGGAAGAAAAGACAATTATCCACCAGTTTGGAGCACACACTTATGCCAAATGATTAAGTTACTGAGTAGTTTGTAAATTATCATGAATTATTGAGTAGTGCGTGTGTGAGACCTTTTCATTCCAACTGATGTCTCAAATTTTAGTAGAATTAAATAAAACTAATCAAATGGTGCTGACTGAGCATTGTTAATGTCTTCGAGTATCACGATATGAAATTTGTCATATTGCCTGTCCGTATTTTAATCCCTCAACATGAAGTCtggagagaaaaaacaaaatccagtgtttatatgaaaatggtaaaaataaaaacagagtaCAAGTGCCTGGGGTTTTCTTTCATCAGCGGTTTCTGTTAATGAGTGCAGTGTTTTCCTCCCAAATCTGACGAGCATCTCAGTTTTGCTGCATGATGTCAGTCagcgagtgagtgaatgagaagtGCGATTGTTTAGTGCCTGACACATCGGGAGCAGCACGTCACCGTGTTCCTATAACGCATTGTAATCACTGAGCGTTTCAGTGCACTACACCACTCGCATTACAGTACACTGGTGTTTATTTCTTTCCTCAGATTTCCTTTCTGAGTAAGCAGAGTAAACCCCACTTCCTGTCTGGTTTACCTCTTTTGGCTCGTTTTTTGGAAAAATGGCGGCAAATAAACCCAAAATGCCGAACTCTCTGGCCCTCCACAAAGTGATAATGGTGGGCAGTGGTGGAGTGGGCAAATCCGCGCTCACGCTCCAGTTCATGTATGACGAGGTAAGACTTCAATCTCAATGATGTTATTTAATTGTACAAAAGTTGCATATTGTTTCGTTAGAGTGTGATGGAAATCACAACCCACAATCATCGTTACCTTTATCATAGTTAAAGCGTCCAAGCGCCAACGTTGACTGATTTAGTGTTTATCTGTAGAAGGTTTAAAGACCCACAAAAAATAAACCTGTCCCGAGGGAGTCAGGAGCCCACAGCGCCAAGTCTTAAATGAATAGAAAATTTAAGATGATACCTGAGGTGGCTAAAAAGTATGTGGACCCCtgaacatcacacccatatgcggttcttccccaaactgttaccacaaagtgGGAAGTATACGATTGTATAAAaacgtctttgtatgctgtagtgttagttttccttcactggaaccaaaaagcccaaacctgttccagcacgacaatgctcCTGGGCACAAAGCATAGAAGAACTCAAGCATCCTGCACGGAGCTCGGACCTCAACACCTTTCGGATGAACTTCACCCCAGAATTCCTGACCCAAACATCAGTACCTGATctgatgctcttgtagctgaatgaactcAAATCCCAGAGCCACACCTCAAAATCCTAGTGGAAAGGCTTCGCAGGGGAGTGTAGGTTATTAGAACAGCAAAGTGGGAACAGGATGTTCAACAAACATACGGGTGTGATGAGGTGTCTACAGATTTTTGCCTGTTGTAGGAAAGCTATTGATcgcttatttttttttcctgaagcaTTTTGCTCGTGTGCGTTTCTCTCTCAGTTCGTAGAAGACTACGAGCCCACAAAAGCAGATAGCTACAGGAAGAAAGTGGTGTTAGATGGAGAGGAGGTGCAGATTGATATTCTGGACACGGCAGGGCAGGAAGACTACGCCGCCATTCGGGATAACTACTTCCGCAGCGGAGAGGGCTTCCTTTGCGTGTTCTCCATCACTGAATCAGAGTCTTTCGCTGCCACTGCTGACTTCAGGTTAGAAGAATACCAGAGTTTAGAAGCCAATATGAAAAACGTCCTTCGTCCTTTTCTGTCAGATCATGTAATGATCCTTTCGTAgctaattactgcatcagtgcaccATAAAACACTGACCAATGAACACCTGTGTGTCCGTGTTGTAGAGAGCAGATCCTCCGAGTAAAGGAGGACGAGAACGTGCCCTTCCTGCTGGTCGGAAATAAATCCGACCTGGAGGACCGGAGGCAGGTGGGAGCAGAGGAAGCCAAAGCCCGAGCCGATCAGTGGGGCGTCAGCTACGTGGAGACGTCCGCCAAAACCCGGGCCAACGTGGACAAGGTTCACAGATTTCATTTCACTCATCAATGAGTCATGCTGAAGATTCTGTCTGGATATTAATCATCTTCTGTTAATACTTCCTTTCAGGTGTTTTTTGATCTCATGCGTGGAATCCGAGCCAGGAAAATGGAGGAGGGTAAGGAGAACGGGAAAAATAAAAGGAGGAGCTTAATGAAGAGGATTCGGGAGAGATGTTGTATTTTATAAGTGACTGACTGACCTTTTTTGCgctgtgatgtcacttcctccaaTTTCCACTATCTGTCTAATTACAGCtcatggtttgtttttttttgaaggGTAAAAAGGGACAGAAAATCAGGTATGTACATGTGTACTTGTGAACGATGAGACTttgattttattatttaaaaatgtaCATAGGTTGAGTGATGACACTACTGTGGGTTTTGGCTTTATTTTCAAGCACACTAAGGGAGGACCCAGTGCTACCACGGGGGGAAAAATATCAATGAGGCTGCTTTCACACTTGGCATGTTTTCCTAAGAGTCAGCACACATTTTACATGCATGTTGACAGGAAGCGGACACTTAACTGAGCACTTCTAAAGTTGAAAAGCTTTTCAGAAAAGTGTAGcggtttaaaagaaaaaaaaaaaaaaacttcctaaATAGTCAGGTTGTGGGTTTAGGGGCAAAGAAGAAAAATAGGTCCCCTATggatacatgtggctactgcttataaataaaatagttttctgatcccatgtccatacagtaaatatagcatatactgtatatttactcTGAGACAGTAGTTACAACAAtgcagcgtaatccaaaaatgaacaatttaaaaaagtcACAGAAGTGtctatactttatattattctactcttacctcttagttTTCaagactgaaacctctgaaccaaggctgacatacacacacgtcgtcgccatgacccaaactcttatttcctggaaatggcccagcgctagagctcaatactcttttcgacaacttcctgtaacaactcggaagtgagtcacatctacatcacacacaggaccactggccaaagaaggcgaggaaagggggacaacctggagtacattttaaaataggaacacactttccctcagcaataAGCATcagcatgtctgaaagcgatttctttagtctatttatttcaaatggtgaaccgaactgtatacactcaccattttaataggaacacctgtatgtgtAGTGCGCAGTTGTTactcattcttacagcacgatgacagtgGCTGCAGcctctatgaagcagtagccacaaaaacaaacatggaggacagcatgcagggggggaaaaaaaaaacaacttgaagGAATAAGCGTCAATTTCACTAGTACACAACATGACATCCCAACTCTGCACGTACGTAGTCACATCCCACAGTCATCAGCTTAAGTTCTTTTGATTTTCTGTCTCCAAAACTACAGCAAAAGCAATCCTCCTCATCACCAGAACTAGACCAGTCTTTTTCATCAGCATTAGAGCGCGGATACTAGCTCGGACTGGCATGAGCCGTTAGTTACAGTgctcgcgttttttttttttgggtataAGCACAAAAGACGCTCTAGTTGGCACTTTCTGGGAATTACAACTCAATGGCATCTGAGACAAGTCTATTTGTATCCCTGAAATCACTTAATATCCCTTGACCATGTTTAGATTGATGCCAAAATGAAATCAGTTCATCAAGCGGGAGCAAGTCCACAACTCTTGTACTGCTGTAACGACTCAATTTTGATGCGACACTAACAAGAATTTCCTAACGACAGACTGGCGGTATAGCCACAAAGCAACCTTGACTTCCTGAACATGAAGgcatacttaaagtgccattccaccattggatgtattctttggcataaaatacaatatattttgacaacatatataaatggtatcactagatagagaaatcttttagcttcaaaatgataaacaatttgacaacgacaagtatattaattttgcgaccaaagtcacctacccttttaatttccgcgcgtgatgtcatcggcaggttccccttcttgtgtaccacgtgacgtggcacatatcagcaatggcggatagaacgcgataaaaataataccaataaatctagctaactgaaagattaactcaatttttttcaatttttttggcccccatatacgaggagaaatgactctctcactttgggggtttcctggtctaaaaatagaccgacacgtggtacacaagaaggggaacctgccgatgacatcacgtttcactaccgcacggaaattaaaagggtaggtgactttggtcgcaaaattaatatactcgtcgttgtcaaaaaattgtttgatatatcattttgaagctaaaagatttctctgtctcgtcatgttgtcataaaatatattgtattttatgccaaagaatacatccaatggtggaatggcactttaacatctTTATATGATTAACAGGAAGGACAATATCAAAGTAAAACAACTTGACCTTGAATCAGCTGGGATCGATTCCAAAATGAAGTCTGTTCATCTGCTGGAGGCAGAGGCATAAAAACACCAAGTGTAAACGCAGCCTGAGTCCATTACATTTTTGTGTGTGCACTTTAGAGAAGGGTATCGAGCAAACAAGCGTCCTCCTTACACGAGATTTTTAAAAAGCTGATAAATTAAAGCTTTCAAGATCAAGGTTACGGGTGAGCTATGAATTTGATGAGTGAACTAGAGTGCCTTGATTTAACTCGCTGAACTACACAAAGGaacttctggggaaaaaaaaaaaaagatagaaatGAGCATTTCAGGCAGATCATCTATTACATGCTCGTCCTCATTTTCTCACACTTCAGTTATGGATCACCGGCTTCAGCACCAAGCTCTCTTTTATAAACCTTACTTACCTCAGCACACTCCAAGTGAGGATTAATGAGGTTAATGCCTCGTGTGTGCATGCACAAAGACAAGAACCTAAACACTACATGCATACGTACGGTGTATAGGGTTTAAAACACACAACTTCATTGAATTAGATTCCGTGGAAAAACTTTTGTTGGACCCGAGGGTCTCCGAGTGGTAGTGGTGGAAATCACAAGCAACAATTATCCAAGCTTTTATAGCTATTAGTCTGTGAATGAATTGTTGTAATCTGAACGTCGACAACTCAAACAAATAGAATGTGTGTTTAGAAAGCTGTATGGATTTCTAAATCTGTACCGAGAAGTTTGGTGGAAATTATTTTACAGGGAGGCTATGAAATGTTACGAGCCCCGACTCAATACTGTCTCTATGCCTTCAGgataaataaatatacatatccagtactgtgcaaaagtcttgggcacatgcaaagaaatgtcaTCTAACAGCAGTAAATGGTAAGAAACTAAAAGGTCAGTGTCAGAAatctttgctttttaaaaatgcaTCAGCTAGAATTTGTGCCATTTTAGAAGGAAACTGTCTGCcaagttttcctgagcatcttagattctgccacagttcttctggagactcaGACTGCCCCACTCGTCTCTTTTTGCAGATcacgttttattccatccacattcactggatatgagcaatcgcatgctctgattggctactctactactaggatatcagctcctatagagaaaaacaaaatggtggcatatGCTCCTGAACCAACacaggacaaaacactcaaaaaaaaaaaaagagtgacaaaacatggaataaaagtatttaacggTAAGAACATCTGtcaagaattatagcatttttcacaaattgctcctgtcattgcactggtttgtttacattctaagcggaaattttggacgttttgtataagtgttagttattgaatttgcaaaaaaaaaaaaaatgctccatttctcaaaatccagtgaatgtggattgaataaaaagttattccactcaatctcatcgtacacggcttatagacaactcagcatcacgtgcctcgtcagccatcagctcatgtatgacgcaATTTCATTGAATAACTTAAATGACAACCTTCATGTTTTTTATTAATCTGGTACGCTATTGACTGGTGTACAAAGGTTCTGTAGTACACTATTTTGTTGGAAAAATTTTACCAACTCTGATGCAAGTTGAACATTGAAAGCaaaatttttattaaaaaataatgacttttgcacagcactgtaggaACCATCAGATATTAGttatctctcccccccccaacaaaAAGCCAATCAGAAGAACTTGCTTACAGAAATCTATATAATCCCGATACAAGCTCAAAGAGGAAATGGTGACAGAGTTATGATTTTCTTCATTATTCAGTCTTTCGTTATTTCCCACTTTTGTCATGCTTTGTTTTTAAGtgggtttttaatttttctttcgTTATGTAATGGAAAGGGCCGTGTTTTCTTTTATTCCAAACTTGGGTGCAGACTTAAGGTTGCATCGCATGAGCTGatgtatttaaaaagaaaaagctgCAGGTTTCAAAGCATCAACACACTGATCTGGTTTTGAATGTTCATCTGCGTAATTGTGTGTCACATGTAGTTCTAACCTAACACGATGTACAGCTCTATCTTTACATGAATGATTTAAACTGCGAGTCACTAACAGTCCTGTATCATTCGCAATGTTGGCATTTCAGCGTGGATTATTCCTGTAACCCGTGGATTGAACTTTTTCTAGCGTGATAACGTCTCTGTGATTCCTGGTACATGGGGTAATGACGCTGAAACACACTGTGCTCTGCTGAAGcccttgggtactttttgttctgAAAGGAAATGTTCATGCTTCTGTCTAACTCGGAGCCAAAAAAGATGAGAATACAAGAGATTTTATTATAATACTCTGTGGCTGGTGTTGTTCTTGTGTCTCTGACAACTCTGAAAATTCCACTCCGTGTTAACATGTTATTGTTTAAGGTGATTTTCTATAATAGCAGCTTGGATGCATCAATACTCCTGTTaaaacagctttaaaaaaaaaaagtcagatgtTTTGCATTACTGAAATAATTGATTATATTTGATATGATGGAAGTAAATGCATAAAGAactttactttaaaacattaaagatATAAAACTTGGACAGTCTGCTTATTTGACTGTCGAGCACAAAGACACCTCAAAGTCCAAGTTTACTGAGTCAGTAAATGACTGATATCGAAAGAAAAACATTAACAAAGGGTTTAAATACAGTGTTTCTTCAAATAAACTCATTTCAAAGCCGAGTTAAAGAGTAACTCGATGAGGTACCTAAAAATTTAGAAAATCCTGAGAATGTTAAAAACTAATACACTGCAAACTTTTTTTTGAAGACACAACAGGTCTGGAAGGGAGAAAAAAAAGCCAGGAATTTTACAGCACATACAGAATGAGAATAAAACACCTAGAAAAGTTTGTGCTGGTTGAGTTTGGTAACAGCATCAGCTCAGAGGTGGATTAAACCTCTTCATGCTGTTCACACACAGCAATGCAACAATTACTTATCTGGAGTAAATTATTTCAATATTAATACATTATTCCCCAAATAATTCCCGAATGAGGAAGCTCAGATGGGATCCAGTTTGCTTGGTGTGTTTTCCTGATAAGACATTTGAGTGTTTAACACTACCATGGGAATCTAATAATAAATCTGGTTTATTATGTGCGCTAGTGTGTATGCACCTGTCAGGATcctatactcaaaatcaaatgtataaaaaaattacaataGTATATAGATATCCAGGAtataaaacataaaagaaaatgcTGTAAACAGTGAGGATTGGAAGTGTTATTGCTGCTGGTGTGTCCAAGTCCAGGGTTTTGTGTCCAAACTCTTGAACAGTTTGCAGAGTTGGCCAGTGAAATAGAATtctatatttaatttaaaaaaaaaaaaaaacaaagggaaAAGTCCGTTTTAAGCGGTTGAGTTTTTGTTGTAGTACCTCCCTGTCCTGCCTGTGTGTGTGGTCTGCTGCTGGGAGCTGCATTTGGACTTGATCTGGGTCACGGAAACAGGCTGGAGGTCAGCCCACGGGTCCTGAAGCATGGACGGTTTGTAATATTTCTCGATATCGTCTGAGCCTCTCTCCCTGCCGTGTGGCGTGGACGTCCGCGGAGAACCCTTTAGGAAACAATTTACTTCATGTAAAAATGGGACAAAGAGAAACCTGTTGCACCAGTGGCACGTTATATAGTGTAAATTATTAAGCACGTTTTACAGGGatgttatttttgtaattatgctGGTTTAACTCCGTCTCACATCTGAGTTACTGAGAGTTTTATTTCAACACCTACACTCTTggagaaaaaggatactaaactGTACACCttgaattatttttaaaaacaaccaTCAGTTCTACAATCTGatacaaaaataaatacaataagtGATGTATTAGAGATAAAGACAGAGCTCTGTTCTGTTTAATATGAAACcaaagtcatttttaaaaaagaaatatgAAGGCAAACTGGGggtgggggagagaaaaaaaaaaaagagggagagaTCTGTCCTGTAAGCCACAAACTCTCAAATTAAACCTGGATTAAGATCAGTTTACAAGGATAACATACCTGATTAAAGACAGATCAGAAATTAGTGTAGAACTTTATATTAACTGGGGCACAGTGAGTATAGTATAACTTAAAATAATGACTAAATAGGAATTAATTCGaatcaatttttttaaaaagtctaaGTACAAATTTGAGTACTTTAAATCATACTGCCTTTACTACAGTCACATATCAAATATtttacaaacacacacaaaaaggtGCCAAAGATGTGACCAGGCCAGTGATGAGAGAGAACAGTTTAGTCCCCTTTTTCTCTGAGTGTATGAGGGCCCTGCTCAGGGTCTCTACCTGATATCCGCTGTGCGCTCCGGGACTCTGATAAGGCGAGTGTCT includes the following:
- the ralab gene encoding v-ral simian leukemia viral oncogene homolog Ab (ras related) — its product is MAANKPKMPNSLALHKVIMVGSGGVGKSALTLQFMYDEFVEDYEPTKADSYRKKVVLDGEEVQIDILDTAGQEDYAAIRDNYFRSGEGFLCVFSITESESFAATADFREQILRVKEDENVPFLLVGNKSDLEDRRQVGAEEAKARADQWGVSYVETSAKTRANVDKVFFDLMRGIRARKMEEGKENGKNKRRSLMKRIRERCCIL